A stretch of the Aspergillus puulaauensis MK2 DNA, chromosome 6, nearly complete sequence genome encodes the following:
- a CDS encoding pyridoxal phosphate-dependent aminotransferase (COG:T;~EggNog:ENOG410PW6S;~InterPro:IPR004839,IPR004838,IPR015424,IPR015421, IPR015422;~PFAM:PF00155;~go_function: GO:0003824 - catalytic activity [Evidence IEA];~go_function: GO:0030170 - pyridoxal phosphate binding [Evidence IEA];~go_process: GO:0009058 - biosynthetic process [Evidence IEA]) — MAQFERSAGGILSDRGRALEPKVPVFFDVLNNLWDPEANPDGIVNLGLAENALMQAEMKQFINSQPPVKSHALTYGDGFSGSKKLKDSVCHFLNQHFKPFTPLLPEHLCITSGASNALENCAWGLCDPGDYILVGRPYWTTFRTIFGNRAGVNMLDVSLQGLDPMGLEAVDRFEAALNQAREEGKRISAILLCSPNNPLGRCYPEDVLKAYMKLCQKLDLHLLSDELYGISVWDNPGMKHPTPFTSVIAINTEKLIDPRRIHAVWGLSKDFGATGLRIGVLISQANKRFLAACESISLMNFPSSMADSIAASLLSNDSFLDTYISEYRSRLSRNYQHVTSFLRDHGIPYEQSNAALFVWTRLGDVMKGQDDDTILRRLREEKVYLTSGATSAAEESGWFRIVMAHPRDVLDEGLTRLLRVINNTV, encoded by the exons ATGGCCCAATTTGAACGCTCGGCTGGCGGGATTCTTTCAGATCGAGGCCGCGCCCTTGAGCCGAAAGTTCCCGTGTTCTTCGATGTCTTGAACAATCTCTGGGATCCGGAAGCGAATCCGGATGGGATAGTCAATCTTGGTCTGGCAGAGAAT GCTCTGATGCAAGCTGAGATGAAGCAATTCATCAACTCCCAG CCTCCGGTTAAAAGCCATGCCCTGACATACGGCGACGGATTCTCCGGTTCGAAGAAACTAAAGGATAGTGTCTGTCATTTCCTCAACCAGCATTTCAAGCCGTTCACCCCCTTGCTTCCGGAGCATCTGTGCATTACATCTGGGGCAAGTAACGCGCTTGAGAATTGTGCTTGGGGGCTGTGTGATCCCGGGGATTATATTCTTGTTGGGCGGCCGTATTGGACAACCTTCCGGACCATCTTTGGGAATCGAGCTGG TGTTAATATGCTTGATGTCTCACTACAGGGCCTCGATCCAATGGGTCTGGAGGCAGTTGACAGATTCGAAGCGGCATTAAACCAGGCcagagaagaagggaaaagaaTCAGTGCTATCTTGCTATGCTCGCCCAACAATCCGCTGG GCCGGTGCTACCCAGAAGACGTCCTCAAGGCGTACATGAAACTTTGCCAGAAACTCGACCTCCATCTGCTATCAGATGAGCTGTACGGGATTTCCGTCTGGGATAACCCAGGGATGAAACATCCGACACCGTTCACCTCGGTAATCGCTATCAACACGGAGAAACTGATTGATCCACGCAGGATCCATGCTGTTTGGGGCTTAAGCAAA GACTTTGGCGCAACCGGCCTCCGAATCGGCGTTTTAATCAGCCAGGCGAACAAAAGGTTTCTCGCCGCATGTGAAAGCATCTC ACTCATGAACTTCCCATCCAGCATGGCAGACAGCATCGCCGCCTCCCTCCTGAGTAACGATTCATTCCTCGATACCTATATCTCCGAGTATCGGAGCCGGCTATCACGGAATTACCAACACGTAACCAGTTTTCTCCGAGACCACGGCATCCCATATGAGCAGTCGAATGCGGCCCTGTTTGTGTGGACGAGGCTCGGCGATGTGATGAAGGGGCAGGACGATGACACGATCTTGCGTCGACTGCGTGAAGAGAAGGTTTATCTTACGTCTGGGGCGacttctgctgctgaagagtCGGGCTGGTTTCGGATTGTTATGGCCCATCCACGGGATGTTTTGGATGAGGGACTGACCAGGTTATTGAGGGTTATAAACAACACAGTATAA
- a CDS encoding uncharacterized protein (COG:S;~EggNog:ENOG410PXXT) translates to MVVSSPDSSDDELEYQGSSEIHRLARASSAIRPFATTETPVTLSIAGIADPQTKYYIRSATLVEKCRARDNNICPLKKTSDGTEVAHIYPLSLRFKDGSEAHRILWMNLELYFSAERIKRWEKAVFDDQRNETLANLLCLGPVAYELWIQFFWMPRWNYVPLELEGPPEEPDNTDISACGIPLYNIQTGQRIQSGDMITFTTTDPEKFPLPSTDLLDMQWVLHRLNALSGAAEATDEDLNLDDRWYVGSRLYYGEEYGIRMWVDEARTDEGDTDDDWGLVEALEAKPLTLRLHKPDAS, encoded by the exons ATGGTCGTGTCATCTCCCGACAGCTCTGACGACGAACTTGAATATCAAGGCTCCTCTGAAATCCACAGACTGGCCCGTGCTAGCTCAGCAATCCGGCCTTTTGCAACTACAGAAACCCCCGTCACTCTTTCCATCGCGGGAATAGCGGACCCACaaactaaatactatattCGCTCCGCTACTCTGGTTGAAAAG TGCAGGGCCAGGGACAACAATATATGCCCCCTGAAGAAGACCTCCGACGGCACAGAGGTTGCACACATCTACCCCCTTTCCCTTAGATTCAAAGACGGCTCGGAAGCGCACCGGATACTTTGGATGAACCTGGAGCTGTATTTCTCCGCTGAAAGAATTAAGAGATGGGAAAAGGCTGTTTTCGACGACCAGCGAAATGAAACACTCGCTAACCTGCTATGCCTCGGGCCAGTCGCCTATGAACTCTGGA TCCAGTTCTTTTGGATGCCCCGGTGGAATTACGTCCCACTCGAGCTCGAAGGCCCACCCGAGGAGCCTGATAATACTGATATCTCGGCCTGCGGTATTCCgctatataatattcagACAGGACAGCGTATCCAGTCTGGCGATATGATTACTTTCACCACAACTGATCCAGAGAAGTTTCCCCTGCCGTCAACAGATCTGCTGGACATGCAGTGGGTCCTACACAGGCTTAATGCACTTAGCGGCGCCGCGGAAGCCACTGACGAGGACCTGAACTTGGATGATCGTTGGTATGTGGGTTCACGGCTCTACTACGGGGAGGAATACGGTATCAGAATGTGGGTAGATGAGGCACGAACCGACGAAGGGGATACAGATGATGATTGGGGGCTGGTGGAGGCTCTCGAGGCCAAGCCCCTTACCCTGCGCCTGCACAAGCCCGATGCCTCCTGA
- a CDS encoding O-methyltransferase (COG:Q;~EggNog:ENOG410PN5W;~InterPro:IPR002935,IPR029063;~PFAM:PF13578,PF01596;~go_function: GO:0008171 - O-methyltransferase activity [Evidence IEA]): protein MSQPVQNKKDTIWHGDGREEALQTYLVNHPNLAALRNSPTEILNTIDNWAAENNYPMMTVGRDRSKNVLDEIRSARPKVMGELGLYIGYSAILFGNEVRNAGGSKYISFENNPEYASLAKWIVELAGLGDFVQIVVGNSANGLLQLAGDTETKIVFDFLFIDHWEGVYLSDLRICEDHGLVRKGSVVVADNAANRGAADYVRWVEEGGKYTSTRVPCVLPDGRNDIVLISRLL, encoded by the exons ATGTCGCAACCAGTACAGAACAAAAAGGATACTATCTGGCATGGT GACGGCCGCGAAGAAGCCCTCCAGACATACCTCGTCAACCACCCGAACCTGGCAGCCCTACGAAACAGCCCCACCGAAATCCTAAACACAATCGACAACTGGGCGGCTGAAAACAACTACCCCATGATGACAGTCGGGCGAGACCGTAGTAAGAATGTCCTCGACGAAATCCGATCTGCCCGTCCAAAGGTGATGGGCGAGCTAGGCTTGTATATCGGGTACTCAGCGATTCTGTTCGGGAACGAAGTGCGGAATGCTGGTGGAAGTAAGTACATCAGCTTCGAGAATAACCCCGAGTACGCGAGTCTCGCGAAATGGATCGTGGAGCTTGCAGGATTAGGTGATTTCGTGCAAATTGTCGTTGGGAATAGTGCGAATGGGCTTTTACAGCTTGCCGGTGATACTGAAACGAAGATTGTGTTTGATTTCCTCTTTATTGATCACTGGGAGGGGGTCTATCTTAGTGACTTGCGCATCTGCGAGGACCATGGGCTTGTCAGGAAGGGgtcggtggttgttgctgataATGCTGCCAATAGAGGGGCGGCCGACTATGTGCGCTGggtcgaggagggagggaagtATACCTCGACGAGAGTGCCCTGTGTGCTTCCGGATGGGAGGAATGATATTGTTCTTATTTCGCGACTGTTGTGA